TGGAGGACACAGGACAACATGATTATAGTGACCATGGTAACAGGATGATGAGATGTATGTACACCTTGTAGACAGAAATGAAATACACAAAAGATCatatttttatcacatttttttatattgatgtCTCTGTCGTCATTAGTAGACatttgaaagaaatatattttttgaataaacTTTTTTCCTTTGAGGTCATAAGAGATAATTTGTTcagtatgttttatttcaatttttgtattttatactttGGGATCCTATTTACGCTTGGatgataaataataagtaattcatgattcaaataaaaaaatgatgacgAGATACATCAAAATATTGAGATAGTGAGTCAAATTTTTACCTTTCTACCATGTTGTCATTCAGTAAAGTCTGTCTAAGTTCAGACCTTCTAAAGCACAAAGAAAGGTTTGATCAGGTGGTTCAGTTACCAAACCTGCGACACCATAGCAAGCAACATGAACCTTATTCCTTTAGTTACCTAATTTTAGTTATTAGTTCAAGTAAAAAGGAACATTTGTTCTATTCAAAGAGAATGTATGCCTGTGCCATTAATATTCAACAATGTAAATTTCCAGCAGTTCATCGATGCAGTGCTCTGCAGGGTTTTGATGCTCGTCATCCAGAAGTCTAATTACAGCGTTTCTGGCAATAAGAACAGAGCAGTCTGAAGAATGGAAACCACATTTCTGCTAAATTTAGGAATGTCCCTCCCTTACAAAAAAGGATGGCTGAGAGATTACATAGAGACATTACAGTCACAAACCAGCATCATCTCTGCACAGAACAGCCATAAGTGCTGTGTGTAATTCAGAGCCCATGTCAGCCTGTTCCTGGAGCAAAGCCCTGGTTAGGATGATGGAGATGGACTGAACAGTGAAAGGAAATTCTTGGTAGATGTCTCAATCGATTGGAGCTCGGTACTCACCAGGTTCCTAGTTAAACACTGCTTTTCTTATTTCCTCTTCCATTAATCATCTCAACACCCCCCAAGTATCTTGTGACCCTTTTAAGGGGCCTGACCCCCAGTTTGGAAACTACTGGACTAAGCTACctgtaaataaagtaattaaaacgAATagggatattttattttttgtgtataatacatgttcttttttcttaaatatgaTTTTGAATACACTTCTACTTGCAATTCAGTATTTTTTCCGGTTGTTGTATTGGTTTTTGTCCTTAAGTTAAGGATCTGAGTGCTTCTTCCTGTGGAGATGGCACAAATTCAATCAGACTAACAAGCTTCCCTCGGCAGCAGAGTTCACTGTCTTTAAATGGATGACCTGAGCAGCTGCATGATTAACTTATAGAGCACGCAGTTGGATGAGCAGGGGACAAGTTGCCATCAAACCTGATCTGCAGCAGCAATTATTAGGGTGTAAGTGCATGAATCAGTGCCTGCTCTGCATCTGcacatgtgtgttcatgtgactTGGAGACAATCGTGCACAGATCCGTACGTACCGCACATAGCTGGGGGCCTTCGTTTCAATAGAAAGATTACTCCGCCATTCACACACGTCACACGCTACGTGAACACTCCCCACTGTCTGCGGGGGGGCCGGCCGGCCCGGGCCAACCTTAGCCCCATGCACTCTCCAACACCAGATGTAGGTCGCCGAGTGCTGCAGGGGGTGGGGGAtgtggtgtgtctgtgtgtgcgcacacacacacacacacacacacgtgtatgtatgtgtgcacttacaaaagggggggggagatagAGTGATGATTGTAGTGGATGAGTTCATCATCAAGGACATGGCCCCCAGCGCTCTGTCCCCGTTGCTGTCACATTGCATCGTCACAAACAGGCCACATGAAGCCTGACAGTGCGGCAGACCAGACCGAGGAGACTCTGGTCCCTCACTCTGGCTCTCTCTATTGTTTTCCATCTCTGATGCTCTCCGGGCCTCACTTTGCATTAACAGCTTATTgctgtaattaaaatgtatgctTTTGATTATATGGGGCCCTGAAAGCAAGTATGTTGAATGAACCCTTAACTGAATAACTATATTGTAGtgctgactttttctttttcttaatgttgcaataataacaaaatgttctcaccctcaaatccaaatgttttattaacaaGATGAGTGCAATGAATGAAGTAAGAGATAGTCAAGGCTCTGTGGCACCCCAAAGGACCAGATTGACATGTTGACCCCTGGATTAGTTTTGGTGAACTTTACACAGGAACCAGCTCCACAGAATTGTAAGTTAGAACCAAATACCAAGTACCGCTGAGGCTGGTGGGAGTTGTATtatttttgcagatattttgggataaaacaaagtaaagtggaaaaataaaaagttttatttgatGAATAGTGCTCAAAGaaagttaagggatcaccaaagttattataattcatCCTGTGGGCGACTTAATTGTGTTTACCAAACTTAATGACAATTCATCAAATACTTAAGGCATTTCCCTCAAAACCCTTAAGAGATCCTCATGATTGctctaaaggaaaagtcagcgGAGTCAGAACTACGGTGGCCGACGGGAAAACATGAATGGCACCATcttgagccagtgtttggtttgtccattctgggcttctgtagaaacacggCTGTCTCAGTGAATAGGACTCTCTCaatatgtagatataaacgcctcattctaaggtaaggaaaacacaacaattcctttatttaaGGTAACtataaactaaagaaaacatacttaatcACTTTATATTTCAATTTTGCCAATATATCCAAAATCATAAATACTACACCCTATTGCTTTAATTTActattaaaggaacagtgtggcATAATGAGAAATACACATATTCTTTCCAGGAGTTGGGCCAAATCAAGAAATAATCTGGCCCATAAAATCACAACATGTTGTCTGCACAGACTAAACGgacaagatataacatgttaatattATACAGATGAGATATAACATGTAAATAAGCTTAATTAGCTTAGGAGGTGTCAATTTGCTCACTTTGTTGCCTTTGGATAGAGCCAGGCCAGCTCCTTCACCCATTTACAGtagttatgctaagctaactaggTGCTGGCTGTAGCCTTACATATAACATACAGACGTCCAACAAAAATGATCCactgtttatttcctttatttgtttcctGGACACTAATGCACAGGTAATTCATTTCCCATGACACCAAAGCGCAACAGTTAAGAGTCTGATATTGATTTGCCAATAAATCAGTTTCCTTTTTACCATCCAGCAAATCCCTGCTCTGAGAAGACGCAGCAATCTGGGGTGAAGTCTCTCTAATCTAAACTGATTACAGTGGTGATGGCAGCCTTCCTCTCTGTGTGCCAGTTTTAGCACATCCCCCGCACACACTTTCTCCCTAACCTCCTCCATCCCTTATCATCGGCTGAAGTCCAAATGAACTGTTAACCCCATATTCACCACAGCCATAAATAGAAGCCACAGAACGGCGTTCAGTCAGCAATAAAACAATGCAGAGTGGGTCTGCTTGTGTTGTGGATCAGTGAAGTGGACCAGTGAGACCAAAGTCCCCATTTGTTACTTAATTTAAGAACTGCTGTGAAAGGACTGAGACACACGAGCGCTGACATCTTTAGGCATGAGCTACATATGCCATAGCCAATGATGCATGTAGCAATTATGTATTAATGATgcatataaatatttcagttgcTTTTCACAGTGTGAACTATTGGTCTGTGGCTTGTGCTGAGCCATTTACTGTGAATGCTGCTTTCCCTTCACACACAGTGCAGTTGTTCAGGCCATCTGGTGTAATGTGCCATCCATTAGACGAACATTAAAGGCTGGGACTGGTGAAGTGTGGCTTCAGTATATTCTTCCTTTCTGAGCCTGAAGTGATGGATTTTAAACAAGTGTAATAACATTGCCTCAGAAAGaagatattttgatttaaataagagTTTAAGATTTAGTAGGGTGCAGTGAGGACATTGCAGCTTTTATATTTGTCTTCATAAACAAAGTGACTGGACTTGAATGTGTGCACAGTATCATTTCAACAGTGGTAAGTGGTTACCAGTGGTCCAAAACTTAAATTACTTACATGACAGCGGTCAGGTTATTCTCTTCGATGGTGGCCACTTGGATGGGAATCTTAATTCTCACATCTAAGAAAGACAGATCTGGCCCCTGGGCGGGTAGTTTGAGACCTCTACCCTAATATTTTTGTCTCATAACcctttaaaacatatatacatatttttgcaaCCTCTTGTCAAACGTTAGGTCTTACTGTGAACATTTGTCAGAAATTTGactgaagtcatttttttcatttggttttaattGAAGATTCTTTTGTGGCCTGAAGAGGATcagatattaaacaaaaaaaaaaggaggtgaGCAAAAAAAAGCCAGGGATGTATTAACTAGTCTCAGTGTCAACACTGATATCAATGGAGTGGTTTATATTGGTGCATCCCTAAGAATCTTAATACTGTGCTTACTAAGATTGACACTGTCAAATATTGTTGGATGTTGAGCCCCATAAacaaaaaattaagaaaatacatgtttattaaaaacagcTCAGTTCATCAGTATCCGTACATAATGGGACACAAAAATCAATCTGCATTATAAACAGATTTCCCCCAGAAATTCATATTCACAGTCTGTGAAACTGTACCATTTGTAATACTACCATTTTAAAGCATGTATAGATGACAAAACTATCTGAACACAAAGCAACTCTCACATATTATGTAATAatcaaatattgtttataaCAGCCCACACatctgaaatatttaataagaaataCTTGTGTCATTATGAATGAGAGTTCCAGTATTGAAATTGAAAAGTTTGTCCTTATTATCATTCCAACAAATGTGGCAAGAAGATTTAATATGATTACAGGTCGAAGCAATTTGATGGAATACGGGAGAAAAACTACTGTTGAGCTATGGAAATGGTTAGTGGAAGTCAAACAAGATCTGTACTTTTCTGCTGTCACATTTCAGAAATAATTCAGGGGAAAAAATCTGACACTGTATTTGCTTAGCATTTCTAATTCAGAcaataaaaactgtgttttgcCACATAATTGTATTGCAATGAGAGTTGTAAGACTGTGAATACTATAAACACTGACAACACCTGAGAGGTTAGAGTAAAGATCAGTAGCGGTCATATTGTGATCTCTGATGATGAGAGTTATATCCTTGGTTGTAGCCTGGAGGGCCAGATTGATAACTACTTCCATGCCCCGAgtgcctgtctctgtctctgtctctgtctctatctctatctctatctctgtctctatctctgtctctgtcttgcCAGTTTTGCTGTCCACGCTGGTCCCCTCTCCAACCTCCGCCTCCTCCCCAACCACGACCTCGACGGTTCTGGTACCTAGATAGAGAACAATAGAAATGAACAAACAAGCTCCAGAAACATCTAAATGGCCAACATATCTGCAGAGTAAATCCTGCTGTGACCACTGAGTTTACCTAATGTCTTATCCAGATTTAAGACACCAGATTTCACCTTAACATGATAATTAAGAAATTAGGGTAGTGAACAAAGACAATAAGTGACAATTGTTAGTGAAAGAAACATATTCGGAAAGGAAATACCTAAGAATTGGTCTGCAAAAATTGTGATTGTAACATTGAATAGATAAGATTTTAGAAAATGGCTCTTGTTgctacatttaaatgaataataccAAAAAGTTAGTGTGATGTCACAACAGTTAAACCTGCATTcgcagcctgtgaaaacaggtgtATATTGCATGCATCTGTGAATGCACAAGCCAGCAGACAAGCATACAGGTTGTTATCGAAGCTCCAGGAtggtctgatttttttttagaacagaAAGCAAGAGCAAGCTGTAAAAATCCACTCTAACCTGGCTGATAtgaaacagcaacaacaaatgtCCACAAACTATGCAACGAGAGGGGCTAAACTGCAGGTCTCGTCTCTCACAGGTCCCCCGACTTCATAGTGCAATACTTAATCACTGGAGTATCacttttatttaccttttaataCCTAAGATACATGAAAGTGTTGCCATTATCCCCTTCTCTCAAATCATACAGTCATTGTcaaattgtcaaaatgcattcaGACAAAACCCCAAGCATGCAAAAGTAGGTAGATTACAGATTATGAATTAGTTTGAGAGCTGAAGCTACATTACCTGTCCCTGCCTCTGTGTCCACCTCCACGGCTCCTCCAGTCCTCCACAATGGGTGGCTGGTCAGCTGGACGTTTCACATACTGCTGGTATTCTTTGTCGTCCGATGTAAATCTGTTGCCAAACATCTCCTCGTAGGTCTGCTCTTTTTCCGTGGTCTCGGCCATCCTGCAACGAAAGAAAAACCTGCATACATCACAACAAAGCTCATGGCACGGCAAGCATGCAGTTCATATTCTGCGTGTTCTGATGTGtcttaacaaataaataagaactACAATGTGCTGGATGCGTTGAGTTAGCACGAGTTTAAGGTTACTACAACACCACATCAAAACAGAAGCAGATAACTCTTTAACACACCTGTCCACCGTTCGAATCTTGCTTGCGgcgcaacagactaatatgtcCGGAACCTCTTTGTCCTGGTACGTCGCTGAAACGCTTCCCCCGAAAGAGATGACCACATTTGAATGGTTCCGGGAACGCGCGCACCAGCCAGTGATTTATTGATAGCTGTCACCTGCCTGCTGGAAACATCAAGTGGTTTTAAGTCTCTTATTTTACACCAACAGTCGGGTCGACTCCAAACCAAAGTTGTTACCACATAGTGTGAGCTGAAGAGGTTAATGAGCCTATTTAATTAAGCTTGAAGTGAGGGGAAAGTGCCTGAAACTGCTGAAAAGCCATCGTTGTCACTTAGAAAATGTAAGTGCAATTTAATTCAGAAAaccagttgtttttattgtttttattgtttatgttgtaatgattcatttttggttgaaattgAAACCACAGGCACAACCCGCATACCACagattttttataaaaaaaataaaataaaaataaaagtgtgggTGTCTCTGGCCGGAGCGTGAGCAGGTGGACGCCGCTCCGTGTCGCTGCTGCTGCCCTTCACATGAAACACAATCCCGCTGGAGACAGAAACTCTGCGCATCGAGCAGAGAAACGCGAACATTTCAACTTAATTCACGAGCGCCGACTGTCACAGCGGGGAGGGAAGGAGCCATTGGGAAAGTgtggtttttatttctgtcgCATATCTGAAgaggaaaaccaaaacaagcaaaagggggaaaaaacttCCTGAAATAAATGACCGAGgttctgtgagagagagagagagagagagagagacatagagagagagagagagagagagagagagagagagagagagagcttgacAACCCGGTGAATCGAGTTTGCGAAGAAGCGCTCTCATATTtcagttgtctctctctctctcggcagCAGGAGGACTTGTCCTGAGCTTGGTGGACTCTTTGGACCTCTAATCATCGGTGGACTTTGACTTCgctttaaaataacaatttccCCCTTTTTAACCTTGCAGCCAATAGAGCCAATATATTAATACGGAGTTGTTCCTCAAGTCCGCGGCAATGGGGTGAGTAATCCAGAAAGCGCCCTGCTCATGACACCTGCACGGACTGTAgtgttaggtgtgtgtgtgtgtgtgtgtgtgtgtgtgtgtgtgtgtgtgtgtgtgtgtgtgtgtgtgtgtgtgtgtgtgtgtgttgaaaataTGACAGAATATGACTACAAGTAACTGTCCAGTTTACCTGGAAAGCTCTGATTTAAATGAGATGAATTTGATTTGTTCATTGCGGTAGTAACCCCAAAGCTTATCTGTGCGTGTTGGGAACAGAGGAAGACCCCACTTTACTCTTTCATAGCCATTAGCCATGTTATTATGCACTATTGGTAATGAAAGAGTTATTTTTGATGTCATGTGTGAAAGGCTTGATGtcttatttattcttttctaGCAGATCATTAGCTGGATCGGTCTAGTTCCTCTTTGAATACTTCAGCTCCTCCTTATCTGTCTGTAGGAATATGGTTTTAAGAGGGTCATGATACGGAGGTGGCAGAGTCAACACTGCCCACTATTAAGGAGAGAtggtacttgtgtgtgtgtgtgtgtgtgtgtgtgtgtgtgtgtgtgtgtgtgtgtgtgtgtgtgtgtgtgtgtgtgtgtgtctgtgtctgtgtgtgtgtgtgctgtccaCATGCAGGGCTGGAGGTATTGGTGCACTCCCACAGTTGTTTACAGGCTACGGTACATTATTTTGC
This region of Anoplopoma fimbria isolate UVic2021 breed Golden Eagle Sablefish chromosome 2, Afim_UVic_2022, whole genome shotgun sequence genomic DNA includes:
- the LOC129106409 gene encoding RNA guanine-N7 methyltransferase activating subunit-like, whose protein sequence is MAETTEKEQTYEEMFGNRFTSDDKEYQQYVKRPADQPPIVEDWRSRGGGHRGRDRYQNRRGRGWGGGGGWRGDQRGQQNWQDRDRDRDRDRDRDRDRDRDRDRHSGHGSSYQSGPPGYNQGYNSHHQRSQYDRY